The following proteins come from a genomic window of Bacillus marinisedimentorum:
- a CDS encoding heme lyase CcmF/NrfE family subunit, translating to MYLLGNITLVLGVVLSLYCIAANIIGLRTKSRKWIESARGGVLSLAFVGSIASFGLLYLLGTSQFQYKYVASYTNVDLPLVYKLTAFWAGNEGSLLLWTLLLSLYGAIVVYSRNKNNQMIPYVSIILCMNMLFFYLVMLVNANPFAMTDTIPPDGKGLNPMLQNPGMIIHPVALYLGYVGLAVPFAFGLAALMMKRMDAEWIKLTRKWTLTAWLFLTIGNIVGGWWAYLELGWGGYWAWDPVENASFLPWLTVSAFLHSVMIQERKNMLKIWNISLIVISYLLTLFGTFLVRSGILTSVHAFTNKNLGAYFLIFMAFMMLFSLYIVGSRYQLIKSESTPIESYFSKESSFLLNNMIFLAAAFAVLWGTMYPLISEAVTGTKVNVGAPYFNKVMAPIMLGLILLMAVSPLLPWHKAAVKKFAKTTAVPLILAAAAGIGLAIFMKLNGIYAIIGFTAVAYMVFAHILEFWTGTKARRKATGENYAAAFYKLFKKNQRRYGGYVVHIGIALIAIGVIASSTYEQEEIHTVGKGERIAIGDYELTFEGLAERRENNNGIVYANMAVTFKGKEMGSVKPEKIFYETWPEPSTEVALKSNWREDLYVVLSSWENQENATLQVKVNPFVSWIWLGGAVMTMGTLIALFGGKTAARFKINRLTQFQSR from the coding sequence ATGTATTTGTTAGGCAACATCACGCTCGTTCTCGGGGTTGTTTTATCCCTTTATTGTATAGCGGCAAATATAATCGGTCTCAGGACAAAAAGCAGGAAATGGATTGAAAGTGCAAGAGGAGGAGTTCTTTCTCTGGCATTTGTCGGGAGCATCGCCTCCTTTGGGCTCCTTTATCTGCTTGGGACAAGCCAGTTCCAATATAAATATGTTGCTTCTTATACGAATGTTGATTTACCGCTTGTATACAAACTGACCGCTTTTTGGGCGGGCAATGAAGGGTCCCTGTTATTGTGGACGTTGCTGCTCAGCTTGTACGGTGCAATCGTCGTTTACTCCAGGAATAAAAACAATCAAATGATTCCGTACGTCTCGATTATTTTGTGCATGAACATGCTGTTTTTCTACCTTGTCATGCTGGTGAATGCCAATCCATTTGCAATGACAGATACGATCCCTCCCGATGGCAAAGGGCTCAACCCGATGCTGCAGAATCCGGGCATGATCATCCACCCTGTAGCGCTTTATCTCGGATATGTAGGCCTGGCTGTTCCGTTTGCGTTCGGTCTTGCCGCGCTAATGATGAAACGGATGGATGCAGAGTGGATCAAACTGACAAGAAAGTGGACACTGACAGCCTGGCTTTTTCTGACAATCGGAAATATCGTCGGCGGCTGGTGGGCGTATCTTGAACTTGGCTGGGGCGGCTACTGGGCATGGGACCCTGTTGAAAATGCATCATTCCTCCCCTGGCTTACTGTATCAGCCTTCCTGCACTCGGTCATGATCCAGGAGCGGAAGAACATGCTGAAGATTTGGAACATCAGCCTGATTGTCATCTCTTACTTGCTTACACTGTTTGGAACATTCCTGGTCAGAAGCGGGATTTTGACAAGTGTCCATGCGTTCACAAATAAAAACCTTGGCGCTTACTTCCTGATTTTCATGGCATTTATGATGCTGTTTTCGCTGTACATTGTCGGCAGCCGCTATCAGCTGATCAAAAGTGAAAGCACACCAATTGAATCCTATTTTTCTAAGGAAAGCAGCTTTCTGCTGAATAACATGATTTTTCTTGCAGCAGCCTTTGCGGTTCTCTGGGGGACGATGTATCCGCTCATCTCTGAAGCCGTCACCGGCACAAAGGTGAATGTCGGAGCTCCATATTTCAATAAAGTGATGGCTCCGATCATGCTCGGACTGATTCTATTGATGGCGGTATCCCCGCTCCTGCCGTGGCACAAAGCGGCCGTAAAGAAATTCGCGAAAACGACGGCTGTTCCGCTGATCCTTGCGGCGGCGGCTGGGATCGGGCTGGCCATTTTCATGAAGCTGAACGGCATCTATGCCATTATTGGCTTCACTGCAGTTGCTTATATGGTTTTCGCCCACATTCTGGAGTTCTGGACGGGCACAAAAGCAAGGCGGAAAGCGACAGGAGAGAATTATGCGGCTGCATTTTACAAGCTGTTCAAAAAGAATCAGCGCCGTTACGGCGGTTATGTCGTCCACATCGGAATTGCCCTGATTGCAATCGGGGTCATTGCTTCCAGTACGTATGAACAGGAAGAAATCCATACGGTGGGAAAAGGTGAAAGAATTGCAATCGGTGACTATGAGTTGACGTTTGAAGGACTCGCGGAACGCCGAGAAAACAATAATGGAATCGTTTATGCCAACATGGCTGTCACGTTCAAAGGGAAAGAGATGGGCAGTGTCAAGCCCGAGAAAATCTTTTATGAAACATGGCCCGAACCGTCAACTGAAGTCGCCCTTAAATCTAACTGGCGTGAAGATTTATATGTTGTACTGAGCTCCTGGGAAAATCAAGAGAACGCCACATTGCAAGTGAAGGTGAATCCGTTCGTCAGCTGGATCTGGCTCGGAGGGGCTGTTATGACAATGGGTACGCTCATCGCACTGTTTGGCGGGAAAACTGCAGCCCGGTTCAAAATAAATCGCTTAACCCAGTTTCAAAGCAGGTGA
- a CDS encoding cytochrome c-type biogenesis protein CcmH, whose protein sequence is MKKSVLTLILIFIVSSAGTVYGEGFTYNSIEFKTVVEQLDMQGHSDHELSTCSVKNVYFDEVIEMLEEGMTDKEIIDSYVSEYGQSALKTPDTAGSGLLAWLMPAAGAIAGGAILVIGLRKFIRKTGKGNINNQIDDQKDDTEATIIYQTIEEERRKRF, encoded by the coding sequence ATGAAAAAAAGTGTATTGACCCTAATTCTGATTTTCATCGTATCGTCAGCAGGGACCGTTTATGGTGAAGGATTCACTTACAATTCAATAGAGTTTAAAACGGTTGTCGAACAGCTTGATATGCAGGGGCATTCAGACCATGAACTGTCAACATGTTCTGTAAAAAATGTATATTTCGACGAGGTCATCGAGATGCTCGAAGAAGGCATGACCGATAAAGAAATCATTGATTCCTATGTGAGCGAATATGGGCAATCTGCTTTGAAAACGCCTGACACGGCGGGGTCCGGCCTTCTTGCCTGGCTTATGCCTGCCGCAGGAGCTATCGCAGGGGGTGCTATTCTTGTCATCGGCTTACGGAAGTTCATCCGCAAAACCGGCAAGGGAAATATCAACAATCAGATTGACGATCAGAAAGATGATACTGAAGCAACAATCATCTATCAAACAATTGAAGAAGAACGGCGGAAACGGTTTTGA
- a CDS encoding cytochrome c oxidase subunit II — translation MIHMPKYEKIWMAVGTGSLILFLIVLGIMAGWMGLNPSDGMETTVEPENVESTAPFNDPGLKQIGPNEYEATIVSYIFGYTPNQITIPEGATVHFKITSKDIVHGFFVPGTTTNLMALPGHISEYTQTFDKAGEYRFICHEYCGIGHQVMYGSIIVEGKA, via the coding sequence ATGATTCATATGCCTAAATATGAAAAAATCTGGATGGCAGTCGGAACCGGTTCTCTTATTCTATTTCTAATCGTACTTGGCATTATGGCAGGCTGGATGGGATTGAATCCATCAGATGGAATGGAAACAACAGTAGAACCGGAAAATGTTGAATCGACTGCGCCTTTTAATGACCCGGGGCTGAAACAAATCGGACCGAATGAGTATGAGGCGACGATCGTTTCATATATTTTCGGCTACACCCCAAATCAAATAACGATTCCCGAGGGTGCGACCGTCCATTTTAAAATTACAAGCAAGGATATCGTCCATGGATTTTTTGTGCCGGGTACGACGACAAATTTGATGGCTTTGCCGGGACATATCTCAGAGTACACACAGACATTTGATAAAGCTGGTGAATATCGGTTCATTTGCCATGAATATTGCGGCATCGGCCATCAGGTGATGTATGGAAGCATCATTGTTGAAGGGAAAGCATAA
- a CDS encoding cytochrome c maturation protein CcmE produces MSKNTKLIFGFSLVAAAVMIMLFSTMPSAGSKEVTVSELSQNRSEYTGHFVLTQGLLNEDSVKWDAGKIQLDFELIDQNTDETLDITYNGVKPDNFSAEVIVIVEGKLEKNGVFVAEKVQTKCPSKYEGEDMEDYDEDMHKEIYSSDENS; encoded by the coding sequence ATGAGTAAAAACACTAAACTGATATTCGGATTTTCGCTTGTCGCAGCGGCTGTCATGATCATGCTGTTTTCAACAATGCCGAGTGCCGGCAGTAAAGAAGTGACCGTCAGTGAATTGAGTCAAAACCGGTCGGAATATACAGGCCATTTTGTCCTGACACAGGGTCTCCTGAATGAAGACTCGGTAAAGTGGGACGCCGGGAAGATCCAACTTGATTTTGAATTGATTGACCAGAATACGGATGAAACGCTCGATATCACTTACAACGGCGTCAAGCCTGATAACTTTTCTGCTGAAGTAATTGTCATTGTGGAAGGAAAGCTTGAGAAAAATGGTGTCTTTGTGGCTGAAAAGGTACAGACGAAATGCCCTTCCAAGTATGAGGGCGAAGATATGGAAGATTACGACGAAGATATGCATAAAGAAATTTACAGCAGCGATGAAAATTCTTAA
- a CDS encoding CcmD family protein, producing MTYLFAAYTVIWGLIASYLFLLSRRQNQLKKDMQLLEEWNSEM from the coding sequence ATGACTTATTTATTTGCTGCGTATACCGTAATCTGGGGGCTTATCGCAAGTTACCTGTTCCTGCTCAGCCGCAGGCAGAACCAGCTGAAAAAGGATATGCAATTGCTCGAAGAATGGAATTCAGAAATGTAA
- the ccmA gene encoding heme ABC exporter ATP-binding protein CcmA, with protein MLEVNNMSKMLGDKLILRGLTFSVEQGESVALLGPNGTGKSTAFKCIAGLMKPTDGEVLVDGKTFGKDRIALARKIGYLGHESFLYGKLTPLENLMFYGKLYKMDRLKERAANVLKEVGLHYFRDVPIHSFSRGMTQRLAIARVLLTDPDILLLDEPHTGLDQEAAAFLNEIVAEKRQNGKTIMLVTHDFEHAERICGRFLILNKGKIAGDIKGAESIYGYYREAVGEACLR; from the coding sequence ATGCTGGAAGTGAACAACATGTCCAAAATGCTTGGCGACAAATTAATATTGCGAGGTCTTACTTTTTCCGTCGAACAGGGAGAAAGCGTGGCGTTACTCGGGCCGAACGGGACAGGGAAAAGCACCGCTTTCAAGTGCATTGCAGGTCTGATGAAACCGACAGATGGAGAAGTGCTTGTCGACGGCAAAACCTTTGGGAAGGATCGTATCGCACTCGCCCGCAAAATCGGCTATCTCGGCCATGAGTCCTTTTTGTACGGGAAGCTGACGCCGCTCGAGAATCTGATGTTTTATGGAAAACTCTATAAAATGGACAGGCTCAAAGAGCGGGCTGCAAATGTGTTGAAAGAAGTCGGATTGCATTATTTCAGAGACGTGCCGATCCATTCTTTCTCAAGAGGGATGACGCAGCGCCTGGCCATTGCTAGAGTTCTGCTCACCGATCCGGATATCCTGCTGCTTGACGAGCCGCATACCGGCCTTGATCAGGAGGCTGCCGCTTTTCTAAACGAAATTGTCGCAGAAAAGCGGCAAAATGGCAAAACAATCATGCTTGTAACCCATGATTTTGAGCACGCTGAGCGGATTTGCGGCAGGTTCCTCATCTTGAACAAAGGGAAGATAGCCGGGGATATCAAGGGCGCAGAATCGATTTACGGGTACTACCGGGAGGCGGTGGGTGAAGCATGCTTACGATAG
- a CDS encoding cytochrome c oxidase subunit 2A, with amino-acid sequence MNKQTDHDKQAKYEERLKGTFAGVFMIGASILLLWLAAFYLYTDRL; translated from the coding sequence GTGAATAAACAGACGGATCATGATAAACAAGCAAAATACGAAGAAAGATTGAAAGGAACATTTGCAGGGGTCTTCATGATTGGTGCTTCGATTTTACTGTTATGGCTGGCAGCATTTTACCTGTATACTGACAGGCTTTAA
- a CDS encoding general stress protein: MDKKIIGGVFDNTENAEAAIKSLKDMGYSADDISVFAKDSDDVKDLEDVTGADVSEEESGRGKNAAKGLGIGAGTGGVLGGIAGLIAEVGLLTIPGVGVLAAAGPLATTLSGAAIGAGGGGLVGALVGAGIPEEEAKEYEKYVSEGKILVLVEADEQQERDVYGTFYTNDTVNTDMYPEHVRRSYNDGV, encoded by the coding sequence ATGGATAAGAAAATTATTGGTGGAGTATTTGATAACACAGAAAACGCTGAGGCCGCAATTAAATCATTGAAAGATATGGGTTATTCAGCTGATGACATTTCTGTTTTCGCTAAAGACAGTGACGATGTTAAAGATCTCGAAGATGTGACAGGTGCTGACGTCTCTGAAGAAGAAAGCGGACGCGGCAAAAATGCAGCTAAGGGTCTTGGAATCGGTGCCGGAACAGGCGGTGTGCTTGGCGGTATTGCCGGCCTGATAGCTGAAGTCGGCTTGCTGACAATCCCCGGAGTTGGTGTTCTGGCCGCAGCTGGACCGCTTGCCACTACATTAAGCGGTGCCGCAATCGGAGCAGGCGGCGGCGGACTTGTCGGCGCTCTTGTCGGAGCAGGCATTCCGGAAGAAGAAGCAAAAGAATATGAAAAATATGTAAGTGAAGGAAAAATCCTTGTCCTTGTGGAAGCTGACGAGCAGCAGGAACGCGACGTGTACGGCACATTCTACACAAATGACACAGTAAACACAGACATGTATCCAGAACATGTACGCCGCAGCTACAATGACGGTGTATAA
- a CDS encoding ammonia-forming cytochrome c nitrite reductase subunit c552, giving the protein MSRFHRWSFLLLLAFLLVISGCSSASEETSAEDMKTGLAKDEINNEAFKDLFPLQYDSYQKNLEEEDTKYSGSVGRSKFDHDKEPYLPILFNGYLFATEYNEDRGHIYALEDVTTIARITDKSIGSCMTCKSTAVPHMIEEMGDDYWSANFNSEILPKAEEMGHSPIGCSDCHDPQTMDLRVTRPSFIKAMETKGVDVSKATKNEMRSYVCGQCHVEYYFEPEKQEVTYPWSEGFKPENMYEYYETVAKDSGFNQDWIHNISGTPMLKAQHPDFETFMEGPHGEAGVSCSDCHMPYERVDGKKKMSSHWWTSPLKTMDTSCATCHSNRDLDDLEQRVIDIQDAHMEALHKAEDISISAHYYINRMITAGVSEDKIKEAQEHVRKGQWFWDIVAAESSAGFHNPQGSMDALRMSGEESNEAIRIATEELVKRGVDLDELKEKIEEAKKAVYEEKDNFVKKDHALNEFFPPQKPQDKK; this is encoded by the coding sequence ATGAGTAGATTCCATCGCTGGAGTTTCTTGCTTCTGCTCGCATTCCTCCTTGTCATTTCAGGTTGTTCGAGTGCATCGGAAGAAACGTCGGCAGAAGATATGAAAACCGGATTAGCAAAGGATGAAATCAACAACGAAGCGTTCAAAGATTTATTCCCGCTTCAGTATGACAGCTACCAAAAAAACCTTGAAGAAGAAGATACGAAATACAGCGGTTCAGTAGGCCGAAGCAAATTCGACCATGACAAGGAACCATATTTGCCTATTCTTTTTAACGGATACTTATTCGCGACGGAGTATAACGAAGACCGCGGCCATATTTATGCACTGGAGGATGTCACTACGATCGCCAGGATCACCGATAAGTCAATCGGCTCTTGTATGACATGCAAGTCAACGGCCGTCCCTCATATGATTGAGGAAATGGGTGATGATTACTGGAGTGCGAACTTCAACAGTGAAATCCTGCCGAAAGCTGAGGAGATGGGGCACTCTCCAATCGGATGCTCCGACTGTCATGATCCTCAGACAATGGATTTGCGTGTTACACGTCCGAGCTTTATCAAAGCAATGGAAACAAAGGGTGTAGATGTGTCTAAAGCGACAAAAAATGAGATGCGCTCTTATGTTTGCGGACAATGCCATGTTGAATACTATTTCGAACCGGAAAAACAGGAAGTGACGTACCCATGGTCTGAAGGCTTCAAGCCGGAGAATATGTATGAGTATTATGAAACAGTCGCCAAAGACTCAGGTTTTAATCAAGACTGGATTCACAACATTTCCGGAACGCCGATGCTGAAAGCGCAGCATCCAGACTTTGAGACATTCATGGAAGGCCCGCACGGTGAAGCAGGGGTGTCATGCTCCGACTGCCATATGCCATATGAACGGGTGGACGGCAAGAAGAAAATGAGTTCCCACTGGTGGACATCGCCGCTTAAGACGATGGATACATCCTGCGCGACCTGCCACAGCAACCGTGATCTGGATGACCTGGAACAGCGTGTCATTGATATCCAGGACGCACATATGGAGGCGCTCCATAAAGCCGAGGATATCTCGATTTCAGCCCATTATTATATCAACAGGATGATCACCGCTGGCGTCAGTGAGGATAAAATCAAAGAAGCACAGGAACATGTCCGCAAAGGCCAGTGGTTCTGGGATATCGTTGCTGCCGAGAGTTCTGCAGGATTCCATAATCCGCAAGGATCTATGGATGCACTGAGGATGTCCGGTGAAGAATCGAATGAAGCGATTCGCATTGCGACAGAAGAACTTGTAAAACGCGGGGTCGACCTCGATGAATTAAAGGAGAAAATCGAGGAAGCAAAGAAAGCGGTTTACGAAGAGAAGGATAATTTTGTGAAGAAAGACCACGCGCTCAACGAATTCTTCCCTCCGCAAAAGCCGCAAGACAAAAAGTAA
- a CDS encoding heme exporter protein CcmB, with translation MLTIVRDAYTIAGKDIRNEIKSKQTVGMMLIFSILIIVIFSFAFDPTQNAVQTVVPGLIWVITIFSGILGLNRSFVQEQENGCLTGLRVAPIDASSIFLGKTAANLVLVATVQAVSIPALFILFNYQFNAHFLLFLLVIATATFGFITVGTFLAALAANAKNSEMLLPVLMLPLLSPLMIGAVQATRIVLEEGSVSECISWLQLLAGYDLLFFAVCFFLFDYVMEGTK, from the coding sequence ATGCTTACGATAGTACGGGATGCTTATACAATAGCAGGAAAGGATATCCGGAATGAAATAAAATCAAAGCAGACAGTCGGCATGATGCTCATCTTTTCCATTCTGATCATTGTCATTTTCAGCTTTGCGTTTGACCCGACACAAAATGCGGTTCAAACGGTTGTGCCGGGTTTGATTTGGGTCATTACGATTTTCTCGGGCATCCTCGGGCTAAACCGCTCGTTTGTCCAGGAACAGGAAAATGGATGCCTGACGGGATTAAGAGTGGCACCAATAGATGCATCGAGTATTTTTCTCGGTAAAACGGCTGCTAATCTTGTTCTGGTGGCAACAGTACAGGCGGTCAGCATTCCTGCGCTATTCATTCTTTTTAACTATCAGTTCAATGCCCATTTTCTACTGTTTCTGCTCGTTATCGCAACAGCCACTTTCGGTTTTATAACCGTCGGTACGTTTCTGGCGGCCCTTGCTGCCAATGCCAAAAACAGTGAAATGCTGCTGCCGGTTCTAATGCTTCCGCTGTTAAGCCCGCTTATGATCGGTGCTGTACAGGCGACAAGAATTGTTCTTGAAGAAGGAAGCGTAAGTGAATGCATCTCCTGGCTGCAGCTTCTGGCTGGATATGATTTATTGTTTTTCGCTGTTTGTTTTTTCTTATTTGATTACGTAATGGAGGGTACAAAATGA
- a CDS encoding NapC/NirT family cytochrome c: MLKKLLGIDKKILLLVGVFTGIVLSVLTVKTFAYTDSPEFCQSCHIMTSVHESFEASTHATLACNDCHLPHENVAKKLTYKAKAGLGHMYFNTLGTEKIPDVLHATAGSSEVINENCLDCHEATLDNVSHDAKDNCVDCHQAVPHGDDFKTDEFHKPPQSGALLEKKGGFY, encoded by the coding sequence ATGTTGAAAAAACTGCTGGGGATTGACAAGAAAATTTTGCTGCTTGTCGGGGTCTTTACGGGAATTGTTCTTTCGGTTCTTACCGTTAAAACATTTGCGTATACAGACTCACCTGAGTTTTGCCAGAGCTGCCATATCATGACTTCAGTTCATGAATCATTTGAAGCGTCAACCCATGCTACCCTGGCGTGCAATGACTGCCATCTGCCTCATGAAAATGTGGCAAAGAAACTCACGTATAAAGCGAAGGCCGGTCTTGGCCACATGTATTTCAATACATTGGGAACTGAGAAAATACCGGATGTACTCCATGCCACCGCAGGTTCTTCAGAAGTAATTAATGAGAATTGCCTTGACTGCCATGAGGCCACACTTGATAACGTATCACATGATGCCAAAGATAACTGTGTGGATTGCCACCAGGCTGTGCCTCACGGTGATGATTTCAAGACAGATGAGTTCCATAAGCCGCCTCAATCAGGGGCGTTATTAGAGAAAAAAGGGGGGTTCTACTAA
- a CDS encoding NAD(P)-dependent oxidoreductase: MNICLFGATGRVGRKIMNLVIEDGHKVTALIRDPANFSFRHEQLKIIKGDAMSAAAVRKAVHGNDAVISSLSTGNTTTLSDSMPSIINAMEEEGIKRIVTIGTAGILDSRIESGKLRYQTSESRRKSTAAAEEHEKAYSILKKSRLDWTVACPTYLPEGPSTGKYRVEKNLLPIGGVKISTGDTAAFTYNELAEKKFLCSRAGLAY, from the coding sequence ATGAACATATGTCTTTTTGGCGCCACGGGAAGGGTTGGACGCAAGATAATGAATCTGGTCATTGAGGACGGACATAAGGTGACAGCGCTTATCCGCGATCCGGCCAATTTTTCCTTTCGGCATGAACAATTGAAAATCATAAAAGGAGATGCAATGTCAGCGGCAGCGGTACGCAAAGCCGTCCACGGGAACGATGCCGTCATCAGTTCACTTTCAACCGGCAATACGACCACTCTATCCGACAGCATGCCGTCTATCATAAACGCTATGGAGGAGGAGGGAATCAAGCGGATCGTCACGATCGGCACCGCAGGGATACTCGACAGCCGTATCGAATCCGGTAAACTCCGGTACCAGACAAGCGAGTCACGGAGAAAATCGACCGCAGCGGCAGAAGAGCATGAAAAAGCATATTCCATATTGAAAAAGTCTCGACTGGATTGGACAGTTGCCTGTCCAACTTATTTGCCGGAAGGGCCTTCAACAGGAAAGTACCGTGTCGAAAAAAACCTGCTTCCCATAGGCGGAGTGAAAATATCAACTGGCGATACAGCAGCATTCACATACAATGAATTGGCCGAAAAAAAGTTTCTCTGCAGCAGGGCAGGCCTCGCTTATTGA
- a CDS encoding TlpA family protein disulfide reductase: MKKRLVPVVVLVLASALVWVLVTGLKTEALAAPGEKAPDFALQDTDGNTVTLSEFQGQKVVLNFFATWCEPCIDEAPELEAFGREFEGAELLIIAKGETKRRIAGYIEKSGSELPYLLDTREKVSSDYNVIGQPETIIIDEDGIIQERFTGPTTKEKLIEMIQGLK, encoded by the coding sequence ATGAAAAAACGGTTAGTGCCGGTCGTTGTCCTCGTATTGGCTTCTGCGCTTGTCTGGGTGCTCGTCACCGGGCTTAAAACAGAGGCGCTTGCTGCACCAGGTGAGAAAGCGCCTGATTTTGCCCTTCAGGATACGGATGGAAATACAGTCACACTCTCTGAATTCCAGGGCCAAAAGGTAGTGTTGAATTTTTTTGCAACCTGGTGCGAGCCATGCATCGATGAAGCACCGGAATTGGAGGCGTTCGGCAGAGAGTTTGAGGGTGCAGAACTATTGATCATCGCCAAAGGGGAAACAAAGCGGCGGATCGCAGGATATATTGAGAAATCCGGTTCTGAACTTCCATATTTGCTTGATACAAGGGAAAAGGTTTCTTCAGACTATAACGTCATAGGCCAGCCGGAAACGATCATCATTGATGAAGACGGCATCATTCAGGAAAGATTCACGGGGCCGACGACAAAGGAAAAACTAATTGAAATGATTCAGGGCTTGAAGTAG
- a CDS encoding cytochrome c biogenesis protein — protein MKAFIGAVNRSLVYLLVPLVFIALYLVFIWSPVEKVMGPAQKIFYFHVAGAQVAFLSFFVVAVLGVLTLIKPTRMRHIAAGVSAEIGTLFTTVTLITGMIWGKTAWNTWWTWEPRLTTTLILWFIFVAYLFVRNMEGSWDKIARLSAVFGIIGFLNVPIVYMSIRWWNSKLHPVVFGEGKSGSGGGVEPEMLFTLLFCTFTITVLYAVLMQKGIEIEKMRLVLKEKKQKVFTKLAG, from the coding sequence ATGAAAGCTTTCATAGGGGCTGTCAACCGGTCACTCGTTTACCTGCTGGTGCCGCTCGTCTTTATCGCCCTTTATCTTGTCTTTATCTGGTCCCCGGTTGAAAAAGTGATGGGTCCTGCCCAGAAGATCTTTTATTTCCATGTCGCTGGTGCCCAGGTCGCTTTTCTTTCCTTTTTCGTCGTCGCTGTCTTGGGTGTGCTGACATTGATTAAACCGACGAGAATGCGGCATATCGCCGCGGGGGTATCGGCTGAAATCGGAACCCTGTTCACGACGGTGACACTCATCACCGGGATGATCTGGGGCAAGACGGCCTGGAATACGTGGTGGACATGGGAACCGAGGCTTACGACGACGCTCATCTTATGGTTCATTTTTGTCGCGTACTTGTTTGTGCGCAACATGGAAGGTTCATGGGATAAAATCGCCCGTCTCTCAGCGGTATTCGGAATCATCGGGTTTTTGAATGTCCCGATTGTATACATGTCGATCCGCTGGTGGAACTCAAAGCTTCACCCGGTTGTGTTCGGGGAAGGCAAAAGCGGTTCAGGCGGGGGCGTTGAACCTGAGATGCTTTTCACACTGCTGTTTTGCACATTCACAATCACCGTCTTGTATGCCGTTTTAATGCAAAAAGGAATTGAAATCGAAAAGATGCGCCTTGTTTTGAAAGAGAAAAAGCAAAAAGTGTTCACAAAGCTTGCAGGATAA